The Achromobacter spanius genome includes the window ATGCCGCCCATGACGCAGATGTCCAGGTGGCCGCCGCGCATCATCGCGAACGAATCGGCATGGTGAAAATACGCACCGCCCGCAAGCAGGGTCACGGGCTGCTTGCCGGCGTTGATCAAATCCAGATTGATGGCGTCGTCAGCGGGCGGCGGGCCCATGCCCAGGATGCCGTTTTCGCTGTGCAGCACAATCTCGCGGTCATCCGGCAGGTGCGCGGCCACCAGCACCGGCATGCCGATGCCCAGGTTGACGTAGCTGCCGTCGGGAATATCCAGGGCCAGGCGGCGCGCCATGGCCTCGCGGGTCAGGGGTTGATACATGGCTGTCCTTCAACTGGAAAAGGCGGCTTTGGCCACCTCGGTGACGCGCTTGACGAAGATGCCGGGCGTCACGATGGCTTCGGGCGGCAATTCACCCAGTTCGGCCTTGGCGCGCACCTGCACGATGGTGGTCTTGGCCGCCATGCACATGATCGGCCCGAAGTTGCGCGCGCTCTTGTGATAAGTCAGATTTCCCCAGCGGTCGCCCTGGTCGGCCTTGACCAGCGCAAAGTCGCCATGCAGCGGCGTCTCGAAGACATGGCCGCGCCCGTTGATCATGCGCGTTTCCTTGCCTTGGGCCAGTTCGGTGCCGTAGGCGGTGGGCGTGAAAAATCCGCCCAGCCCCGCGCCCGCCGCGCGCAGCCGCTCGGCGATGGTGCCTTGCGGCACGCATTCCAGTTCGATGCCGCCGCGCCGATACAGGTCGTCGAAGACCCAGGAGTGAGACGCCTTGGGAAACGAGCAGATGACTTTGCGCACGCGGCCGGCCTTGATCAGCGCGGCCAGCCCCGTTTCGTGGTTGCCCGCGTTGTTGCTGACCACGGTGAGCTCGCGCGCGCCCTGGTCGATCAGTGCATGGATCAGTTCGGTGGGCATGCCGGCGCCGCCGAAACCGCTGATCAGTATCGTGGCGCCGTCGTGGATGTCCGAGACCGCGGCCTCGGGCGTGTCGATGAACTTGTTGATCATGGTGTGGGTTCCGATCTGCCGGGGCAGCTGTGTTGCCGCCGCGCCCCGGCTTCGTTCAGTTCGCGGTGATGCCGACCTGCTTGACGACGTCGGCGTAGTGGGCGGACTCTTGCCGCATGAATTCGGCGAACTGCGCCGTCGTGCCCCCCACCGGCAGGAAGCCGACGTCGATGAATTTACGCCGTACCTCGGGGTCTTTCACCACTTCCGCGACCTCGCGCGCCATGCGGTCGATGATGGGCTGGGGCGTATTGGCCGGCGCCAGCAGCCCCGCCCACGAACCCGTTTCAAAACCCGGCTGGCCGGCTTCGCCCATGGTGGGAATCGAGGGTTCGTCGGGCCAGCGTTGCTTGCCGGTGAAGGCCAGCGCCTTCAGCCGGTTCTGTTTCACGTATTGCATCGGCACCAGGATCGGGTCGAACACCATCGATACGCGCCCGCCCAGCAGGTCCGTCAGAATCGGCGCGCTGCCCTTGTAGGCCACGTGCGTCATCGCAATCTGGTTCTTCGACGCGAACCGCGCGCCGGTCAGGTGCGCGTTG containing:
- a CDS encoding 3-oxoacid CoA-transferase subunit B; the encoded protein is MYQPLTREAMARRLALDIPDGSYVNLGIGMPVLVAAHLPDDREIVLHSENGILGMGPPPADDAINLDLINAGKQPVTLLAGGAYFHHADSFAMMRGGHLDICVMGGMQVAANGDLANWSLAKPGEAPAVGGAMDLAVGARSVFIMMEHNSKNGDPKIVERCTYPLTGAGVVDRIYTDLAVIDVTPDGLVVRDMIDGMTLTELQGRTGAPLRAG
- a CDS encoding 3-oxoacid CoA-transferase subunit A; the protein is MINKFIDTPEAAVSDIHDGATILISGFGGAGMPTELIHALIDQGARELTVVSNNAGNHETGLAALIKAGRVRKVICSFPKASHSWVFDDLYRRGGIELECVPQGTIAERLRAAGAGLGGFFTPTAYGTELAQGKETRMINGRGHVFETPLHGDFALVKADQGDRWGNLTYHKSARNFGPIMCMAAKTTIVQVRAKAELGELPPEAIVTPGIFVKRVTEVAKAAFSS